The DNA segment ACCGACACGGCAACGAATGATAGAATTGGTCCGGGTGCCTCGTAAGACGATTCCTTTGTTGTCCAGCTACTTCTTATCCAAATCGGCACGCACTGTGTGCCGAATTAAGCTGGTCGCATTATCGTTTGTTGATGCGGATCGATGACCCGCACCGTCGCGAGTTTTACCTGACCGAAAGTGCGAACACGGGTTGGACGTCACGGCAGTTAGAACGGCAGATCAACTCGTTCTATTACGAGCGTCTGCTTGTTACGCAAAAGGAAAACCGCCCTCAAATCGCGGCCGAGGTATTCAAACTGGAACCCAAAACCGATGTGGACCATATTCTCAAAGACCCGTATATCCGGGAGTTTTTGGACTTGAAGGAGAAAACCCAATACACCGAAAGCGAGCTGGAACAGGGCTTGATTGACAGGCTGCAGGAGTTCCTGCTCGAACTGGGCAAAGGATTCTCGTTTGTGGCGAGGCAAAAACGCATTACCACAGAGCACGGCGAGCATTATTACATTGACCTCGTGTTCTACAACTTCATCCTGAAATGCTTTGTGGTTATCGACCTCAAAGCAGGCAAGCTGACCTACCAGGATGTGGGACAGACAGATTTCTATGTCCGCTTGTTTGACGAAAAGATAAAGCAGGCCGACGACAACCCGACCATTGGCATCATCCTCGTGACGGACAAGGACGAGAGCATCGTCAAATACTCCGTTCTTGCAGAAAATGCAAACCTTTTTGCATCCAAATACAAACTCTACCTACCCTCGGAAGAGGAATTGCGCGCCGAACTGCAAAGGGAGCGTGAGCTCCTCGAGCGGAAAATAGGGCAGGAACACTGAGGTGACAACCAATGAAAATCCAGTTGGCGCCGAGACATCGGCAGAGGGCAGAACCGGCCGAAGACGAGCCGTTGGGGTACAGGAGCCCCTTCTGTAACTCGGCTTTCGCCGTTCTCTCTTGGGCATAAAATCTTACTCCAAGGTTTCCGTGCCGCTTCTTTTTCTCGCTCGCCATCTCATTTTCCAGATACAAGGTCGATTTTCCAGCCTTTTGCCGCAAAGGCAGAGATTTATCCGCATCTTCTTTGCCGCGATCATGATCGTCAGATCAAAGCAAGCAAGCACAGATCGTTAGAAAGGACACGGCTCCATGCTCAAAAAGTTCGCGCGCTACTACATCCCCCATATGCGGCTCTTCCTGGCGGACATGGCCTGCGCCTTCACGCTCTCCCTGTGCGGGCTCTTCTACCCCATGGTCACCCGCGCCGTCATCAACACCTGGCTTCCCCGGCGGACGCTCGGGCCGATCCTGGCGTGGATGGCCGTGCTGCTGGGGCTCTACACGCTCCGCGCGTGCCTGAACTACTTCGTCCAGTACTACGGACACGTCATGGGCGTGCGCATCCAGGTGGACATCCGGCGCGAGGCGTTCGACCACCTCCAGCGCCTGCCCTTCGCCTTCTTCGACCGAACCCGAACGGGAACCCTGATGTCCCGCATCATCAACGACACCTTCGAGATCGCGGAGCTGGCCCACCACGGCCCCGAGGACCTCTTCATCTCCCTGGTGATGCTGGCGGGCTCCTTCCTCCTGCTCTGCACCCTGAACGTGCCTCTGACCCTCATCGTCTTCTCGTTCGTCCCCCTGCTGGTCTGGTTCGCGGCCCGCAAGCGGCGCAAGCTGGGGCGCACGTCCATGCGCACGCGCATGGAGATCGGCGAGGTGAACGCGGACCTGGAGAACGCCGTGGCGGGCGTGCGCGTCTCCAAGGCGTTCGGGGGCGCCGCGCACGAGGCGGGCAAGTTTCGGGTCCGCAACCGCGCCTACGAGGCGGCCCGCGGCCAGCAGTACCGCGCCATGGCGGAGTTCTTCTCGGGGACCGGCTTTCTTATGGACATCCTCGCCCTCGCGACCCTGACGGCGGGCAGCCTCTTCGCCTACCGGGGCGCGATCAACGCGGGGGACCTCGCCGCATACCTCATCTTTGTGGGGCTCTTCACGGAGCCGATCAGGAAGCTCATCAACTTCACGGAACAGCTTCAGACGGGCATCACGGGCTTCATACGCGTTCAGGAGCTTTTGGCGGCGGAGCCGGAGGAGGACGCTCCGGGCGCCGTCGAGCTGACCGACCTGAAGGGCGCCGTCGCCTTCGAGGACGTCAGCTTCCGCTACGACGGCGGACAGGAGGTCCTGTCGCACCTGTCGCTCTCGATCGCCCCCGGCGAGACCGTGGCGCTGGTCGGCCCTTCGGGCGGCGGCAAGTCGACGCTCTGTCACCTGCTCCCCCGCTTCTACGAGCCCGACGAAGGACGCATCACGCTGGACGGGACCGACATCCGCAGCCTCACGCGGGCGTCGCTGCGGCGGAACATCGGCATCGTGCAACAGGACACCTACCTCTTCAGCGGCACCATCCGCGACAACATCGCCTACGGCAACGTGGACGCGACGGACGCGGAAGTGGAGGCGGCCGCACGGAGCGCATCGCTCCACGCCTTCGTGGAGTCGCTGCCGGACGGCTACGACACCCACGTGGGCGAGCGCGGCGTGACGCTCTCCGGCGGGCAAAGGCAGCGCATCGCCATCGCCCGGATCTTCCTGAAGAACCCCAGGCTGCTGATCCTCGACGAGGCGACGAGTGCGCTGGACAACGTCACCGAGGCGCAGATCCAGGCCGCTCTCGACGCCCTCAGCGCGGGCCGCACCACGCTGGTGGTGGCGCACCGCCTCTCCACCGTTCGGAACGCGGACCGGATCGTGGTCCTGACCCGAGAGGGCATCGCCGAGTCGGGGACCCACGAGGAGCTCCTGCAAAAAGGCGGGCTCTACGCCCGCCTCCAGCGCTGAATAAATTAACTCATTCAAACTTTTCGGATTTTAACTCGAAGGCTGTTCATGATCGCCATTCTCGTTGCACGCTTTTTTTCACCTGTCAGACTCTCTGCCAGTTTGTCCTCTCCTTCTGGCGAAAGGACAGCTATAAAGTTCAGAAAATGCTTCGCGCGGGATGCTCCCACGTAGAAAACCTTCCGGCGCTCAAAACCTGCGAAACTTTCCGGTGTCAAATCAATCATAATAACCACATCGGATTCAAGTCCTTTAAATTTTTTAGCTGTTGTAAACAAAACCCCCTTTTCTTCAAAGGATGATTTCAGTTTGTAGTTACCAACAGAAGTACAGCCAGTAAGTATTGAAGTCTCCAAAGTTTTCTGCGTAAGAATTACGATCTGTTTCTGCTGCATACCGTGATCGGTATACTCTCGAATAAGGGCAGCAATCTTTCTTTTTGCTGATTCATTATCGTCGACGATATAGAAAGACGGCCTTTGTCCTAAAATATCTTTCCGCATTCTAATCCCCGAAATATTTAAAGGAAGCCCAGCAGTTTCCGCTATACTTTTGGTGTTACGGCAATTCATTGATAGAATCAAACGACACTCGATATCTTTCACCCACCCCAAATTATTATTCTGATGGACTAATTGATGTTTATCATAAAAAACGTAAAAACTACCCTTGTTAAAATCAGCAATTTCCTTGAGAAGCTGAATATGTTCCTCTTGAAAATCCTGACCTTCATCAATAATAATGCTCTTATATTTCCACTCTCCCCAAAGGGTTTTGTAGTCAAGCAAAAAATCCGAAACATCATCTAACGATGCTTCTTTATTGAGTGCCTGACTCGCCATGGACTGAAGATTATAAAAATAAACATTCGGTAAATTTTCTTTAAACGTTTTTTTTAAAAATGACAAAAGAAGCTTATTAAAACACAGAAAAAGAACTTGTTCGTTGTCTGATAAACGCCGCGCTTTTTCCAAGGCCAGCATAGTCTTTCCTGTTCCTGCGGCTCCTTGAATTGAGGCTGTCTGTTGTTCTTCTAGATAATCCAACAGATACCCCTGCTCTCTTGTCATTCGATTGAAATAAAACTCCTGCTCCGAATAAATAGAAGCCAAACTTGGAATTGCACGAAAACAAGGTGCTAATTTATCGATTACTTTTGCGATGCTTTCATCTGTTCGTTTTCGATGACTCATATTGTAATAATCATACGCCTTCTCCAGCGCCTTAAGAGGCTCTTTCAAGTCCTCCTCGAAAAACACGTTTTCCTGGCTGTATTCGTTAGGAAGATGACCACAAAAAGTTTCTCTACTGACTGAAGGGAACCAAACAATAGGCTCAATCCAATATCGTTGCCCAGGCTCCAACTCGCCATCTAACAAGTCAACAAAAATATAAACACTTTTTTGGGCTTGCTGCATTGGCCGAATTCGTTGTTGTTCGTGGGTCATTGTGTTAGTCTGGACAATCATTCCGGTATCATCACAGGAGATTTGCCCAGATTTCACCTCAAGCACCAAAAGTCCACGAGCAGGATTAAATATAACGTAGTCCGCCTCTCCCCAGCGCCCCCGTCCCTTCTCATCCCTATGGTGCCACGCTATCGAATGAAAAACAACGTAGGATGGAGGAAGACCTTCCTTCAGCACATGAAAGAGCTGTTCCTCCCCGTAACTACCGTTAAAATCACTTTTTTCTTCCCTAGAAGGTATCATTCTTGCCATATCTGCCTCTCCTTAAACACAGA comes from the Fretibacterium sp. OH1220_COT-178 genome and includes:
- a CDS encoding PDDEXK nuclease domain-containing protein codes for the protein MDHILKDPYIREFLDLKEKTQYTESELEQGLIDRLQEFLLELGKGFSFVARQKRITTEHGEHYYIDLVFYNFILKCFVVIDLKAGKLTYQDVGQTDFYVRLFDEKIKQADDNPTIGIILVTDKDESIVKYSVLAENANLFASKYKLYLPSEEELRAELQRERELLERKIGQEH
- a CDS encoding ABC transporter ATP-binding protein, whose translation is MLKKFARYYIPHMRLFLADMACAFTLSLCGLFYPMVTRAVINTWLPRRTLGPILAWMAVLLGLYTLRACLNYFVQYYGHVMGVRIQVDIRREAFDHLQRLPFAFFDRTRTGTLMSRIINDTFEIAELAHHGPEDLFISLVMLAGSFLLLCTLNVPLTLIVFSFVPLLVWFAARKRRKLGRTSMRTRMEIGEVNADLENAVAGVRVSKAFGGAAHEAGKFRVRNRAYEAARGQQYRAMAEFFSGTGFLMDILALATLTAGSLFAYRGAINAGDLAAYLIFVGLFTEPIRKLINFTEQLQTGITGFIRVQELLAAEPEEDAPGAVELTDLKGAVAFEDVSFRYDGGQEVLSHLSLSIAPGETVALVGPSGGGKSTLCHLLPRFYEPDEGRITLDGTDIRSLTRASLRRNIGIVQQDTYLFSGTIRDNIAYGNVDATDAEVEAAARSASLHAFVESLPDGYDTHVGERGVTLSGGQRQRIAIARIFLKNPRLLILDEATSALDNVTEAQIQAALDALSAGRTTLVVAHRLSTVRNADRIVVLTREGIAESGTHEELLQKGGLYARLQR
- a CDS encoding nuclease-related domain-containing DEAD/DEAH box helicase, with protein sequence MARMIPSREEKSDFNGSYGEEQLFHVLKEGLPPSYVVFHSIAWHHRDEKGRGRWGEADYVIFNPARGLLVLEVKSGQISCDDTGMIVQTNTMTHEQQRIRPMQQAQKSVYIFVDLLDGELEPGQRYWIEPIVWFPSVSRETFCGHLPNEYSQENVFFEEDLKEPLKALEKAYDYYNMSHRKRTDESIAKVIDKLAPCFRAIPSLASIYSEQEFYFNRMTREQGYLLDYLEEQQTASIQGAAGTGKTMLALEKARRLSDNEQVLFLCFNKLLLSFLKKTFKENLPNVYFYNLQSMASQALNKEASLDDVSDFLLDYKTLWGEWKYKSIIIDEGQDFQEEHIQLLKEIADFNKGSFYVFYDKHQLVHQNNNLGWVKDIECRLILSMNCRNTKSIAETAGLPLNISGIRMRKDILGQRPSFYIVDDNESAKRKIAALIREYTDHGMQQKQIVILTQKTLETSILTGCTSVGNYKLKSSFEEKGVLFTTAKKFKGLESDVVIMIDLTPESFAGFERRKVFYVGASRAKHFLNFIAVLSPEGEDKLAESLTGEKKRATRMAIMNSLRVKIRKV